The nucleotide sequence AAACCAGGAGAGCTGCCGTGAGTTGGATTATTTAAATTAGGCAGGCCATCCTACGGAATTTTGCAAAACAGAGCTCCCGAGGTTACTGAACATAGTCCTGCAATTTTTAACatctgctgttttttttttttttttttataagcataagataaatttgaaaagaaagcaaagtACAGAagggcatcaatgtggatggcCTTAATTTATCAATAATTACATACTTTGCGAACTACAATAAGTTAAGCTAGGCTAAAACCATATGATAAAGTCTGAAGATCTCCTGGTTCCCTCTTTAGCGAGCACGTCTGTCAACGAGTTTCCTCCTCTTAAGATGTGCTGTAGAGATAGATTGTTGATTTGTAACTTGGTTAAAGCAATGGCATTCGTAATAAGGGCAAGTTTCCAAGGGGTTTCACACTTTTGGGCCACCCATTTGAAGGCATTTAGAGAGTCTGTTTCTAGGATGACTGAAGAAGTAGGTGGCATGGAAGATGACAGGGTGAGCTGTAGAGCTTTTTCCATTGCTTTTAGTTCTGCCTCATTTGATTCACATATCCCTGCACTGCCTGAAAACAAGCATAATAATTGGCCATTTTCATCCCGCAACACACCTCCTATTCCTGCTCTTCCCGGCTTTCCTAGTGAGGCTCCACCCACATTCCACTTCAATTCTCCACTATTAGGAGGGATCCATTGCTGGTGGGCCTTTCCGTACGCTAATACTTTCCGCAGATTGAAGCAATTGTGCAGCCGAGTATGTAAAATGAGGGTCAATATAATTGCTCCATAGCCTGAATCGGACAAAGATCAACAAGAAGTCAAGAACACATTATTCCATTCCACTACCTTTCCTTCAAAATTCGCCTCATTCCTCTCCTTCCATATAGACCGTACTGCAATGCAAAAAATGCAATGTCCAGAATTTCCTCTGTAATCCGCCCTTGTCCATTAGACCACTCCATTGACCAAACAAAGTAATAATATCTCCAGCTTGACACCATACTTGTCCCCACCAATCCACTATTTTATACAACAGAGATGAAACATGGAGGCAATGGCAGAATACATGATCTACTGTTTCTGGAGCAGTTGAACAGAATGGGCAAACATTTTCTAGTGAGCTTATGATACCTTACCTGAGAAGGCTGTCTCTTGTTGGTACTTTCTTTTGGAGTAAGATCCATGTGAAGACCTCAACCTTTGATGGAGCAATACCCTGCCATACTAAATTGAGAGAGCTAAGACTGGGAGGTAGAATGTGTTGATTCTGGCCTGTAATAAGTTTAGAGTATAGAGATTTAACACTGAAGTCCCCTTTTGGAGTGAATTTCCAAACGACCTTATCAGGTCTATTGGGGCATAATAAGACTGTTGACAGTTCCTGTTTTAGCTCCTCCAATAATCTCTCCTCCCACCCAAATAGCCTTCTTCTCCACTTGAACTTCCATTTCCATTTGTAGTTCTGCCACAGTCCCATCTCAAATACCAGACTATATCTCTGTTCAGAGATGTTGAAAAGCCTTTCAAAACTTTCACACAAAGGTCTATGTAGAGCCCAAGTGTCTCGCCAAAAGCGTACTGATGATCCATTGCCGGCCACAACCCCTACACCTTGATGGAATAAATTGCCAATTAATGAGTCTGGATCAGAGGCAAGAGCCTGCACATTTCTCCACAGGCTTGAAGCTGATGGTGATGAAGGTATGAAGGTTGTAGGTATATGTTGTTGTCCCCTTGGGCTGTACTTCAGATCAATGATATTCCTCCATAAAGCATCCTTCTCTGACAGATATCTCCATATCCACTCGAACAATAAAGCCTTATTTTTGAGCTGGATGTCCCCAATTCCTAGACCTCCACATTCCTTTGGCATTATAACCTGCTTCCACTTTACATGGTGCAACCTCCTTTTTTCTACAGTGTCACCCCACAGGAAGTTCCGTTGCAACCTTTCCAACTTCTTGGCCACTGCTGATGGTATCTTGAATAGGGACATGAAGTAAAGAGGCAAGTTTGCCAAAGCAGACTTGATCAGAGTCAATCTGCTGCCTATGGAGAGCTGCCTGCCTTTACAGCTTTTTTAACATCCGCTGTTAGTGTCAAGTAATAAAAGAACAGCAGATTACAGCCATCACCAGCTCTGTTATAGCTGCCAAAAAACTCGATTAAGCCAATATTTTAATGTGCCAACCGCCAAACACAAAACAATTTTTTCCCTAGAATTCCCCTTCCTCTTTCTTATGGcatgaacaaaatatgaaaGTAATTGAAGTCCAGTAATTGTAAAGTCAAGCCGACCAAAACacctgtatatatgtatatgctcaAAACGACCATAACATAGTAGATCCCAAATGAGAGACAACAATTTCGCTAACCAAAGCAAAAATTACTTCAAAAAAACATGACCAAATTGTGCAGAATCAAATGTTACAATGTGGCCTGCCATTCTGTTGTCTGGTTTTGTGTTTTACATGTTTAAATCTAcaggttttttctttctttttttttaaaaaattttggttTTGTCTGAAGTTGCATTGTTGCGGCCGCGGCCAAGCTATGTAAATGCCAAACTATTTATATGAAAAACTTGAAACGTGTTTTTTATCATCtcaaatagaaatagaaatacaTTGCAATGCAAAAACAGACAGCTAAGCCTTTCAAGATGAGAACAAACCGCAATCTTGAACTCCAGCTTTTTCCTTCAACAGATTCTGATTTCGATTCAGGTCACGCGCACCGTCAATCAACGGAAGACTCTAGCAGAAGCTCTGGACATTATCAACAACCACAGCTTAAAGTTTCTGATGATGCAGAGGTTCAGgtatttctcctttttttttctacaaaaaGCTATTCAGTTAGGACATTTAGAATAAAGAGATCCTCTGCACAAAAAGTTCTTTGACTAACAAATTTGGGGATTAAACTTCAGGCTAGAGCCATACTATCACTGGCATCAAGAGAAATTGAGGAAGGAATGAAATTCCCAAGTAGATGGGAGACAGCCTCATCATCAACTGTTCCATATCAACTTAGTCTAAAAGGTAATCTTTCGACGAAGATGTCCCTGCGACGCTTTCTGCAGAAGCGAAAGTCCAGGATCCAAAGCTATGTTTCTCTATATACCTTCAATCACTAGATGTGTGAGGCTGTACTTCCCAGGTAGATTTCCAATGGGGATGGAATTGAAGAAAACTTATCTTAGAAAAGTTTAGCTTGATCTTCTACAATTGGTTACTTTTGGGTCTGAGGATTGCACATTGTTTCTGTATTCTCATCAATAAAAAATGTTGCTTTAGATAACAGCTAtcatttctctcttcttcttcttttcatttctttttctctatGATCTGGTGCAGTTTATACTTTGTAAAAGTCAAAAACattcaataaaacataaaaggaaaaaaacctTAGTTACCACCACTTTACAAGCTCTATTGTAATCCAAGTAATCTCTCTACAATGATccataaaaaagagagaaaaaaaaaacatctctACAATAACAGTAACAAGGGATGTCTTGGTAGGAAACATATGAATGCTCAGAAAAAACAACAAGGCTAATGATAATGTGATTGCAGAAAAACCAGATAAACAAACTGTATCAAAAGCAACCAAATCCCAGAGCTTCTGCAACTCAACCACAGCTACgaaattaagaaaagaaaaaagaaaaaagaaaaaaaaaaccaacttcCTCACCTAAGCGCTCTAAGAAAACCCAAGTAGCAGAAGAATAACCATTGGAAAAAGAAAGCAGGCATTCGACTGAAACAAATACTCGATCTAATCTGCTCAAGGATTCAGGATTGTCCCGAGAGAACCTCCTACCTGACAAAACAAATCCCTAAACACACCTCTATAATCCTTAAGTTGGTCTCAACCTATGGTGCATTTGCCAATTTCCAAACAATCTCTAAACACCGCTATAAATGAACAATTGACAACTACGGTTAAAACCTCCTTTCAAAGCTTCCTAGCCTTCCCAAGGACAAACGCTTTTACCTGAACAGCAACAAGAACTCACACCACTAAAGAAAAACTCCATAATATTCAACCCCATTCACAATCTTcagcacaaacaaaaaaaaaacctttatcTACCCAAATTATGCACTGCCCTCCCAAGAAGCTGTCCTTAGCACTCTTAACAAGCCAAAGCAAACAATTTGAAGCTGTCCTTAGCACTCATAACAAGCCAAAGCAAACAATTGATCAGAGATATTGATATGAATAAAAGCATACCTCACCAAACACCATATTGCATTACCACTGTCAAGATTCCTCGAACTTTGCCCATTCAAGGCATTCCCTTCATCATTTTCTCCAGTTCTGCAGGGCTAAATCTTCTGTATTCCATGGGCTTAGACCAATTGACAATCACAATTCCCATCTAGCGAGAGCCTCACTTTCAGGCTTCCAATGCAGATAACCTCCTGAAATGATAATCGAGTATCACGAGTCAGTACTGATAATTCTGGGTTCACATTTTTACGTACTCTACTTCTGCTGCCAATATCCCCTTCCATAGTATTTGATACCATAGCACCaaatttctctttcttcttgattTTCTATTAGTTAGACTTTTGGAGCCTGAATGAACTGGACAACACCAAATGCCATAGCCTTGATAGCATCATTTGTTCTCAGAAAAACTGTGAAGTCAGTCTATTCACCTCCAGCCCGCAAGGTTATTTCAGACGaaccaaacataaaaaataaagatgttGATAACAAACATTTAGTCGTGAGACAGGGAAACACATTCGAAATAATGATCAAGAGCTCGTTAAGCTGGTGACAAGGCTTGGGGAATTAGAGATCCCATCAAGTTAAGACACCAAGAGCTTCAGTATCAGGGTCCCCATCAAACAAAAGATTGCGGACCTTGTTATGTATGGATGGAAAGGTAGCATCAGGGGTAGGCCTTAAATTACATGAACAATACAATGGAGCGTAGAGTACTGTTTCAGAGAAGGAGTCAATTTTTAATGTCATACTATTCGCACTGTAATTTGATGAAACTAGGCCGACTCAAGGGCTATACACCTCGGTATACCCTTGGTTGTGTATCCATTCTCtatatataaaatcaaatatctgttcataagaaaaagaaaaaaaaaaaaacctcgtgCATTATTGACACAAACATAGATAAATCAACATAACAATGAGAGAAATGATTAACCCACTAGATTCAAACAATTAAGAAGCAAATGACCAAAGAGAACAAAGAAAGCGAAAAGAGTGGCCGTTTGGTTTGTTGAAAATTTGCTCAATGTTCAGATCTGAAAAGTCACTTCTGGAAGTTCCCATATTTTTAGTTGAACTGTCACGCAAAATCAACTCCAATTATTTCCAACCAACCATTTATACACATGGTGTTTCTAGTTCTATACAAAACTAATATTGAAGCTTTCAGTTACACAAGAAAGCTCAAACCCTGAACTTACTCGCCGCTTGTGTAATACTACGTATTTTAATATAATACATAGTATTACattcatatacacacatatgtgCATGTATAATTaatattcaaattttaaaaagattATTAATCCTcgattatattttttaaaattaaggaTTAATGGTAGTGTGCCAAATACAAGGAATATCCCCAACCCCAGAAATTCCAAACCTCTTTCTCATTGCATGAACAAAAGTCCGACAAGTAACACGTGTGGATATACACACATACGATCAACGtgcaaaaataaattaaatgaaagaAATGGAAAGTCGGCCGATTTCGGTAAACCCAGACAAAagctaaaattaattaattgttaagaAAAACATGGTCAACGtgcaaaaataaattcaataaaatGTAGGTTTTGTGTGATTTACGTGTTTAAATAGATTTTTATCCAGAATTGCTTTGTTgcggccaccaccaccaccaccaccaccttctTGCAGCTCAACGTGCGAAAACTATATAGCCGCAACAAAGCAATTTtggtacgtgtatatatatatatatatatataatcataagGAGTGCAGAACTTcaacgttttttttttataattcatCTTCAATCGCAAGAACAACAACATGAAAAGGAATTGCAATCTTGAACTTCGCCTGTTCTCTCTTACGGCGGATTCCGATTCCGATTCCGACCAGCACCAATCACCGGAAGTGTCCAGTAGAATCACTCGACGCGAACAActacagcagcagcagcaacagcttACAATTTCGTCCATTAATGGAAGGGTCGGCGTTTCTCATGTTTCAGAGCTTCAGGTAATTTTAATCTCTTCTTCTCGATTTTTCGATAGAAATATTGAATTAGAGCATTCCATATGTATAAAAATCTCGCAAATCTTGAAGTAGCGCTTACCATTTTGTGGATTGAATTTCAGGGCAGAGCAATAATATCGCTGGCAACAAGAGAAATTGGGGAAAGAGTGAAAACTAACCTAATTAGATGCAATGAGACTAGTGTTTCTTCAGCAAACAATCTTTCAATGAAGATTTCGCTGCAACGATTCCTCCAGAAGCGAAAGTGCCGGATCCAA is from Tripterygium wilfordii isolate XIE 37 chromosome 14, ASM1340144v1, whole genome shotgun sequence and encodes:
- the LOC120015539 gene encoding protein TIFY 5A-like yields the protein MKRNCNLELRLFSLTADSDSDSDQHQSPEVSSRITRREQLQQQQQQLTISSINGRVGVSHVSELQGRAIISLATREIGERVKTNLIRCNETSVSSANNLSMKISLQRFLQKRKCRIQATSPYHRPSQ
- the LOC120015165 gene encoding protein TIFY 5B-like, which encodes MQKQTAKPFKMRTNRNLELQLFPSTDSDFDSGHAHRQSTEDSSRSSGHYQQPQLKVSDDAEVQARAILSLASREIEEGMKFPSRWETASSSTVPYQLSLKGNLSTKMSLRRFLQKRKSRIQSYVSLYTFNH